The genomic DNA GATCTGCCAAGAGGCCGCAAGCGATACCGCCAGCAGGAAGCTGCTCCAGCTGAAATGGCGGATTTGCAGGAGTGCGCCGACGTCGGTCTGGCTCATCAGACGCCAAAACAGGAAAACGAAGGCAATCACGCCAATGACGCTGGCGACGCGGCCAATCCAGTGGATGACCCGATAACCCATCACGGTGACCAGCACGATGACACTGGCGAAAATCAGAATCCCGATGCTGTCGCTGACGCCAAACAACTGGCCCAGCGCCTGGCCGGAAAGCACCGTGCCCGTTGCGGTGAAGCCCAGGTACATCAGGCACACCAACACGATCGGGATGGCTGCGCCATAAACGCCGAACTGCACGCGGCTGGAAATCATCTGCGGCAGACCCAGTTTCGGCCCTTGCGCCGCATGCAGCGCCATCACGCCGCCGCCCAGCAGTTGACCGATCAACAGACCGATCAACGACCAGAACACATCACCGCCCAGCACCACGGCCAATGCCCCGGTGACAATCGCGGTGATTTGCAGGTTGGCACCCATCCACAAGGTGAATTGGCTGAACAGACGACCGTGTCTTTCCGCTTCCGGGATGTAGTCGATCGAACGCCTTTCGATCAACGGTTTGTTGCCTGCACGATCGGGACTGACAGCCATGGTTCAACCTCTGTGGATTGTTATTCGAGTTCACTGAGCGTCTTGCGTGGGTTGCTTTTGGTGGGAGCGGGCTTGCTCGCGAAGTGGTCGGCACATTCGAAACATGTGCTGATTGATCCAGCGCGTTCGTGAGCAAGCCCACTCCCACCCAAAGCATTTCCCACAGAGTTGCGTTTATTTGCCGGTAATCATCGGCAGGTTCAGACCCTGCTCCTTGGCGCAATCGATGGCGATCTGGTAACCGGCATCGGCGTGACGCATGACCCCAGTGGCCGGGTCGTTGTGCAGGACACGGGCGATTCGCTCGGCCGCTTCGTCGGTACCGTCGCACACGATCACCATGCCCGAGTGCTGGGAGAAGCCCATGCCGACGCCGCCGCCGTGGTGCAGGGACACCCAGGTCGCGCCGCTCGCGGTATTGAGCAGAGCGTTGAGCAGTGGCCAGTCGGACACAGCGTCGGACCCGTCCTGCATCGATTCGGTTTCGCGGTTCGGGCTGGCGACCGAGCCGGAGTCGAGGTGGTCACGACCGATCACGATCGGCGCCGACAGCTCGCCGCTGCGGACCATTTCGTTGAATGCCAGACCGAGCTTGGCGCGCAGGCCCAGACCGACCCAGCAGATACGCGCCGGCAGACCCTGGAAGCTGATGCGCTCGCGGGCCATGTCCAGCCAGTTGTGCAGGTGCGCGTCGTCCGGGATCAGTTCTTTGACCTTGGCGTCGGTTTTGTAGATGTCTTGTGGATCACCCGACAGCGCCGCCCAACGGAACGGGCCGATGCCACGGCAGAACAGCGGACGGATATAGGCCGGTACGAAGCCTGGGAAGTCGAATGCGTTTTCGACGCCTTCTTCCTGCGCCATCTGACGGATGTTGTTGCCGTAGTCGAAAGTCGGGATACCTTGCTTCTGGAATTCCAGCATCGCTTTGACGTGCACGGCCATCGACTGCTTGGCAGCCTTGATCACAGCGGCCGGTTCGGTCTTGGCGCGGGCGCGGTATTCGTCCCAGGTCCAGCCGGCCGGCAGGTAGCCGTTGAGTGGGTCGTGGGCGCTGGTCTGGTCGGTGACCATGTCCGGGCGTACGCCGCGCTTGACCAGTTCCGGCAGGATTTCCGCAGCGTTGCCCAGCAACGCGATGGAGATCGCTTTGCCTTCTTTGGTGTACTTGGCGATACGCGCCAGGGCGTCGTCGAGGTCGGTGGCTTGCTCATCGACGTAACGGCTTTTCAGGCGGAAATCGATGCTGACCTGCTGGCATTCGATGTTCAGCGAGCAAGCACCGGCCAGGGTCGCGGCCAGAGGCTGAGCGCCACCCATGCCGCCCAGACCGGCGGTCAGGACCCACTTGCCGGTGAGGTTGTCGTTGTAGTGCTGACGGCCGGCCTCAACGAAGGTTTCGTAGGTGCCCTGGACGATGCCCTGGCTGCCGATGTAGATCCAGCTGCCGGCGGTCATTTGGCCGTACATGGCCAAGCCTTTGGCGTCGAGTTCGTTGAAGTGTTCCCAGCTCGCCCAATGCGGCACCAGATTGGAGTTGGCGATCAGTACGCGCGGGGCGTTGCTGTGGGTCTTGAACACGCCGACCGGCTTGCCGGATTGCACCAGCAGGGTCTCGTCGTCATTCAGGTTGGTCAGGCTCTCGACGATTTTGTCGTAGCACTCCCAGTTACGCGCGGCACGCCCAATACCGCCGTAGACCACCAGCTCTTTCGGGTTCTCGGCGACTTCCGGATCAAGGTTGTTCATCAGCATGCGCAGCGGCGCTTCGGTCAGCCAGCTCTTGGCGGTCAGCTTGTTGCCGCGTGCGGCACGGATTTCGACGTCGCGATGCTTTGTAAATGTAGTAGCAGTGGTCATCTTGTTGTCAGTCACGAAAAAGACTCCTCAGCGATCAATTCAAACCAACCCTGGCAGTGGGCAAGCAGCCTGCGTGCATCAATGCGCGACAAGCGAATCAGTGGACGCTGCGGAGAGTCTCGAGCGACTCATACGCATACGTCTTTACTTGTACATACAAGCATATGCAATCAAGCGGCCAACTTGCAGGAGGGGTGCTCAAGAAAAATCGGATGCAGGGCTGGAGGGCTCCTGAATCAAGGGCTCTGGCGTGGATGAAATTTTTCGCGGAGAGATTTTGTGCGGTCGGGGGCTTGGTTGGGTGAGCGCGGTTTTGCGTCACGCTGGGGCGTTCGGTAACAAGTTGGTGCGAGGATGGAAACAGGACCTGATCGTTCCCACGCTCTGCGTGGTAACGCCGCCATGGACGCTCCGCGTCCGCTTCGATGGAGGTGACGCAGAGCGTCACGGGATGCATTCCTACGCAGAGCGTGGGAACGATCAGTGGGGAGGATTGACTAGCGCGCAGTCAGTTCGATCACGCAGCAAGCGGCATTGATGGAGACTTCGACCAGTCCGTTGTTACCGTCCAGCTGCAGACAATCATGTCGCCCCAACTGCGCAACACTGTCACCCACCTGCACTTGCAGCAGCTCACTGACACTGAACACCAGCACCGTCCCCGCCGAGCTGAAGAATCGCTGTTCACCGTCCAGCCACTGCAAGCGCGCGCTGTAACGCTGCGGCGCGTAGATCAGATTGAAGTCGCGAATCGCACCGCCGAGCAGCGTGCAGGAAACCTGGCTCTCCCCGCTGAAGGCGAAAGGGTCGAGCGGTAACAGCGGCCGCGTGTCGTCGCCATCGACGCACAGGGTCATGCCGTCACCCTGCAACACGGTGATCACCCGCTGGTAACCGGCGAAAGTCGAAAATCCGCCCGACTCAGCGATGTCGGCAATCGACAGGCGCCAGCCGAAACCATCCAGCCCTGCACCGGCATCACGAGTGATTTCCTCAGTGCTGCCACCGCCGTTTTTCCACGGCATGCGCGGGTAACCTTCAGCGCGTAAAACCTTCACTTCACTCATTTATGCTCTCTATTTATGGAACCGACCTTCCAGACGATGACGGGAACCGGGGTGAATCAGGCGCGCAGCGGTCACCGGCTGACGGCCCGACCACGTGCGACGGCGGATCAGCAGGCATGGCTCGCCCTTTTCGATCTGCAGCAACTTGCACTCGGACGCTTCAGCGAGGATCGCTTCGACCACATGCTCGCCCTCAGTCAGCGGCGCCACCTGGTTGAGGTAGGCGTAAGGCGTTTGCAGGGTGAAGTCCTGCTTGAGGTATTCCGGGGCCACCAGCGCGTTGACGAAACGGTCTTCGATTTGCACCGCAATGTCGTTTTCGTAATGCACGATCAGCGAGTGAAAAACCTTTTGCCCTTCGCGCATGTCCAGCGCCAACGCGCGTTCGGAGCCGGCGGCCTCTTCTTCGAGGGTAATGACCTGGCAGGTGTGGCGATGACCGCGCGAGGCGATTTCGTCGGCGATGTTGTGCACCTCGAACAACGCAGACTGGCTCTTCGGCTCGGCGACGAACGTGCCGACGCCTTGCATGCGCACCAGCAGACCGTCGGCAGTCATCTCGCGCAGGGCGCGGTTGATGGTCATGCGGCTGAAACCGAGCTGATTGACCAGTTCACTTTCCGACGGCACGCGGTAGTGCGGCGGCCAGTTACCACTGTCGATCTGCTGGGTGATCATCTGTTTGACGCGGGCGTACAAGGGCGCCGGACTGTCGCCCATGTTCGCGGCCAACGGGGAAACTGGAGGCGGAGTCGGCACGGTGGATCCTTGTTCGTCGGTAGAGGTTGCTAGCTTGCCGGAGTTTACCGGGCAGGCAAACGTCTGTATATGTATATACAAATAACACACGATGGGGTGCTGAACCATGTCCGCCTTCTTTGCCGAACGCGCGCTGCTGCCTAACGGATGGGCCAATAATGTACGTCTTGAGGTCAGCGCCGATGGCCTGCTGACCCAGATCCAGGCCGATTCCACCGCAGATGGCGCCGAACGGCTGAGCGGTCCGTTGCTGCCGGGGATGCCCAATCTGCACTCCCACGCCTTCCAGCGCGCGATGGCCGGGCTGGCCGAAGTGGCTGGCAATCCGAACGACAGTTTCTGGACGTGGCGCGATCTGATGTATCGGCTCGTCGGAAAAATCAGCCCGGATCAACTTGGCGTCATCGCCCGACAGCTGTACATCGAGATGCTCAAGGCTGGTTATACCTCGGTTGCCGAATTCCACTATGTGCATCACGACACTAACGGTCAGCCTTATGCCGATCCGGCTGAACTGGCGTTGCGCATCAGTCAGGCTGCCAGCGAAAGCGGCATCGGTTTGACCCTGCTGCCGGTGCTCTACAGCCACTCTGGTTTCGGCGGGCAGACGCCCAATGATGGCCAGCGCCGTTTTATCAACAGCACCGAAAACTACCTCAATCTGCAATCACGCTTGCAGCCGCTGCTGGCGCAGCAGAAGGCGCAATCGCTGGGCCTGTGTTTCCACTCGTTGCGCGCGGTCACCCCGCAGCAAATCAGCGAAGTACTGGCCGCCAGCGACAAACAATGCCCAGTGCACATTCACATCGCCGAACAGCAGAAGGAAGTCGATGACTGCCTGACCTGGAGCGGTCGTCGGCCGCTGCAATGGCTGTACGAAAACACCGAAGTCGATCAGCGCTGGTGCCTCGTTCACGCCACCCACGCCAACCCGGAAGAAGTCACGCTGATGGCAAAGAGTGGCGCCATCGCCGGCCTGTGCCTGACCACCGAGGCGAACCTCGGCGACGGGATTTTCCCGGCGGTGGATTTCCTCGCTCAGGGCGGACGCATGGGCATCGGTTCCGACAGCCATGTGTCACTCAGTGTGGTGGAAGAATTGCGCTGGCTGGAATACGGCCAGCGCCTGCGCGATCAGCGACGCAACCGTTTGTATGGCGCCGATCAGCCGATGGTCGGGCGCACGCTGTATGACGCGGCGCTGGACGGCGGCGCGCAGGCGTTGGGGCAGCCGATCGGGGCGCTGGAAGTCGGCAAGCGTGCGGACTGGATTGTGCTTGATGGCAACGATCCGTATCTGGCAACGGCCAGCGGCGACGGGATTTTGAATCGCTGGTTGTTTGCCGGCGGCGATCGTCAGGTTCGCGATGTGCTGGTCAATGGCCAGTGGGTGGTGCGTGATGGCCGGCATGCCGGCGAAGAACAAAGCAATCGCGCCTTCACCCAAGTCCTGCGTGAACTTCTGGGCTGACGCATAACCAATGTGGGAGCGGGCTTGCTCGCGAAAGCGGTGTATCAGTCAACACTTCAGTCGACTGACACACCCTCTTCGCGAGCAAGCCCGCTCCCACTTTGGTTTTGCAGTGTTCTTTAATTCGAAGTCTTGGCCATCTGCCGATCCGACGCGCGCCAGATCAACCGCGTGGTGTCGTAACCCTGCTGACGCGCCTTGCTCAGCAGCTCTTCGCGCACCACACCGTTGACAGTCGGTGTACGCGACAGCAGCCACATGTACTTGCGACTCGGGTCGCCGACGATGGCGGTCTTGTAGTCATCGCTGACGTACAACACCCAGTATTCGCCTTTCACCACACCCGGAATCAGCCGTGAGAACCAGGTATCGAACTCGACCCACAGCTTGTCGGTCTTGCCCGGCACCTGTGGATAAGCGGTGCCCTTGGCCTCTTCCCACTCCCAGTCTGTCGTCAGGCAGCGGTTGAACACCGCCATGTTGCCGTCGGGCTGAAGGGTGTAGCGAGCTTCGGATTGCGCGCAATTGCGCTGGAAGTACATCGGCAAGCGCGCCAGTTCATACCAAGTGCCCTGGTAACGCTTGAGATTGACGCTGTTGACGGTTTTCGGCGCCAACGGATCCACGCCGGAACTGGCGCAGCCGGCCAGTACCAGGCCGGCAAAAAGGATTAGCAATAACCGCTTCATTTTTCTTCTCCGTGGGCGCGAAGCCCCGGTTTACTTCAGGCCTTGGCCGGAAAACATCAGCACTTTGTCACCGGCGTATTGCACGCTGATAAAGCTGTTCTTGTCGCCCCAGGTGCAACTGGACATGCCGAGCGCGCCCGAGCAATCGGTGGGCTTGCCGAGCAGAGTCTCGACTTCGGCCTTGGCCATACCAGCCGAGAGCTTCGAATAGTTTTCCTGATTGACCTTGCTGCATGCGGCCAACAGCACGCAAAACGTCAGAAGGGCGATAGATCGCAGCGACATGGTGTAACTCCTGGAACGAGGGGGGATGGCATGGTGCCAACCAGAAGCTTAGAAGAGAAAACCCTCATCTGGTTCCCTGGGCGGATGGCTATTTATTAGCCCGCCCGTCTGGCTTTTGCCTTTAAATCAGACACTTTGTAGGGCTATTGAGCATTTCGTCGCATTTCATCCGACACGCCTAATCTTTGGCGCACGGCGGTCGAAATAAGAGCAGCGCAAAGCCCCACGGTGTGGCAAATTGCCGCCCTTTCTTGACCAGCCCCTTCGCGGTAGTTCATTCGATGACCAGAAACATGAAATTCAGCCACAAAATCTTGTTGGCTGCCGCCCTCGTGGTGGCTGTTGCATTCGCCTGTTTCATTTTTTTCAACGACTATCGACAACGCGAAGCCCTGAGCAGTAGTACCGAAGCCTCGATGCAGGAGCTGGGCAGCCTGACCACCAGCAACATCCAGACCTGGCTGGAAAGCCGCATTCAATTGCTGCAATCGCTGTCCCAGCAGGTAGCCATTGACGGTAACGCCCCGGCCAGCCTGAAACGCATCATCGACCTGCCGGCCTACACCGGTAACTTCCAGCTCAGCTACTTCGGCGGTACGGATGGCGTGATGTTCTCCGTGCCTGCCGGCAATCGCGCGCCGGATTACGACCCGCGGGCCCGCGGCTGGTATAAAGCGGCCAACGGCGCGCAGCAGACCATCGTCACCGAACCGTACATCGCCGCCTCGTCGGGCAAACTGGTCATCACCGTTGCCACCCCGGTACAGCGTCAGGGCCAGATGCTCGGCGTGGCCGGTGCGGACATCGACCTGACCAGCGTCAGCGCGATCATCAACTCGCTGAACTTCGGCGGCCACGGCCACGCGTTCATCGTCAGTGCCGAGGGCAAAATCCTGATCCACCCGGACAGCAAACTGGTACTCAAGACCCTCGCC from Pseudomonas baetica includes the following:
- the hutU gene encoding urocanate hydratase; amino-acid sequence: MTTATTFTKHRDVEIRAARGNKLTAKSWLTEAPLRMLMNNLDPEVAENPKELVVYGGIGRAARNWECYDKIVESLTNLNDDETLLVQSGKPVGVFKTHSNAPRVLIANSNLVPHWASWEHFNELDAKGLAMYGQMTAGSWIYIGSQGIVQGTYETFVEAGRQHYNDNLTGKWVLTAGLGGMGGAQPLAATLAGACSLNIECQQVSIDFRLKSRYVDEQATDLDDALARIAKYTKEGKAISIALLGNAAEILPELVKRGVRPDMVTDQTSAHDPLNGYLPAGWTWDEYRARAKTEPAAVIKAAKQSMAVHVKAMLEFQKQGIPTFDYGNNIRQMAQEEGVENAFDFPGFVPAYIRPLFCRGIGPFRWAALSGDPQDIYKTDAKVKELIPDDAHLHNWLDMARERISFQGLPARICWVGLGLRAKLGLAFNEMVRSGELSAPIVIGRDHLDSGSVASPNRETESMQDGSDAVSDWPLLNALLNTASGATWVSLHHGGGVGMGFSQHSGMVIVCDGTDEAAERIARVLHNDPATGVMRHADAGYQIAIDCAKEQGLNLPMITGK
- a CDS encoding HutD/Ves family protein, encoding MSEVKVLRAEGYPRMPWKNGGGSTEEITRDAGAGLDGFGWRLSIADIAESGGFSTFAGYQRVITVLQGDGMTLCVDGDDTRPLLPLDPFAFSGESQVSCTLLGGAIRDFNLIYAPQRYSARLQWLDGEQRFFSSAGTVLVFSVSELLQVQVGDSVAQLGRHDCLQLDGNNGLVEVSINAACCVIELTAR
- the hutC gene encoding histidine utilization repressor — encoded protein: MGDSPAPLYARVKQMITQQIDSGNWPPHYRVPSESELVNQLGFSRMTINRALREMTADGLLVRMQGVGTFVAEPKSQSALFEVHNIADEIASRGHRHTCQVITLEEEAAGSERALALDMREGQKVFHSLIVHYENDIAVQIEDRFVNALVAPEYLKQDFTLQTPYAYLNQVAPLTEGEHVVEAILAEASECKLLQIEKGEPCLLIRRRTWSGRQPVTAARLIHPGSRHRLEGRFHK
- a CDS encoding formimidoylglutamate deiminase, encoding MSAFFAERALLPNGWANNVRLEVSADGLLTQIQADSTADGAERLSGPLLPGMPNLHSHAFQRAMAGLAEVAGNPNDSFWTWRDLMYRLVGKISPDQLGVIARQLYIEMLKAGYTSVAEFHYVHHDTNGQPYADPAELALRISQAASESGIGLTLLPVLYSHSGFGGQTPNDGQRRFINSTENYLNLQSRLQPLLAQQKAQSLGLCFHSLRAVTPQQISEVLAASDKQCPVHIHIAEQQKEVDDCLTWSGRRPLQWLYENTEVDQRWCLVHATHANPEEVTLMAKSGAIAGLCLTTEANLGDGIFPAVDFLAQGGRMGIGSDSHVSLSVVEELRWLEYGQRLRDQRRNRLYGADQPMVGRTLYDAALDGGAQALGQPIGALEVGKRADWIVLDGNDPYLATASGDGILNRWLFAGGDRQVRDVLVNGQWVVRDGRHAGEEQSNRAFTQVLRELLG
- a CDS encoding lipocalin family protein, which gives rise to MKRLLLILFAGLVLAGCASSGVDPLAPKTVNSVNLKRYQGTWYELARLPMYFQRNCAQSEARYTLQPDGNMAVFNRCLTTDWEWEEAKGTAYPQVPGKTDKLWVEFDTWFSRLIPGVVKGEYWVLYVSDDYKTAIVGDPSRKYMWLLSRTPTVNGVVREELLSKARQQGYDTTRLIWRASDRQMAKTSN